The following are encoded together in the Chanodichthys erythropterus isolate Z2021 chromosome 16, ASM2448905v1, whole genome shotgun sequence genome:
- the plcd1b gene encoding 1-phosphatidylinositol 4,5-bisphosphate phosphodiesterase delta-1b isoform X2, translated as MDSNGIADKQCLEGDQDLQFLINGGDLLKVRSGSWKKTRYFKLQEDCKTMWHESKKTMKSKNTFSLEDIEAVRTGRQTEGLRKYTEESVDGRAFSILFKGQQKNLDLIASSEEEAKKWVNGLEKVISNMSNLTPQKKTEHWIYSCMRKADKDLDNKMSLKELKSFLQDINIEVDEDYAEMLFQKCDQSKGGFLEGKEIEHFYKILTQREEIDVIYREYAKTDGLMSATDLLTFLLNEQREDASQNDALQLIEKYELDENARAKQQMTMDGFLMYLHQPEGLIFNPAHKSVYQDMNRPLNHYFISSSHNTYLLEDQLKGPSSTEAYIKALLKGCRCVELDCWDGSDGEPVIYHGYTLTSKILFKDVIQAIKEYAFKTSEYPVILSLENHCSVEQQKTMAQHLISILGSALVTKPLGDQMPTHFPSPEELKGRFIVKGKRLNKLEDTFSDESKTADEESVTEEEDDEDHEDHEKKSNKSKSLKLAKELSDIVIYCKSVPFHGFEDSRDKQSFYEMASFKEGKAVKLAEESATNFIHHNTDKLSRIYPGGLRTDSSNYNPVPLWNAGCQIVALNFQTPCTEMDLNQGLFLQNGQSGYILKPSYLRDRDTEFDPITLTKGPWLKRKTLHVMVISAQQLPKVSQRKSSIVDPIVQVQIYGVPADTTVVETQYIENNGFNPMWNENFQFDVCVPDLALVRFLIEDYDATSNNEFIGQYTLPFNSLKKGYHHVPLFTMNGDLLSSAGLFVHIMVLDAE; from the exons ATGGATTCCAACGGCATTGCTGATAAACAAT GTTTGGAGGGTGACCAAGACCTGCAGTTCCTGATAAACGGCGGGGACCTTTTGAAAGTCCGTTCGGGCTCATGGAAAAAGACGCGCTACTTCAAGCTGCAGGAGGACTGCAAGACCATGTGGCATGAGTCCAAAAAGACCATGAAGTCCAAAAACACAT TCTCTCTTGAGGACATCGAAGCGGTACGAACAGGTCGGCAAACTGAGGGTCTGAGGAAATACACAGAAGAGTCAGTGGATGGTCGAGCGTTCTCCATTCTGTTTAAGGGGCAACAGAAAAACCTGGACCTGATCGCCAGCTCTGAGGAGGAAGCCAAAAAGTGGGTCAATGGTTTGGAGAAAGTCATCTCAAACATGAGCAACCTCACTCCGCAGAAGAAAACGGAGCA CTGGATCTACAGTTGTATGCGTAAAGCAGATAAAGACTTGGACAACAAGATGAGTCTGAAAGAGCTGAAGAGCTTTCTACAAGACATCAACATTGAGGTGGATGAAGACTATGCTGAAATGCTCTTTCAG AAATGTGACCAATCGAAGGGTGGATTCCTAGAGGGCAAGGAGATCGAGCATTTCTATAAAATCTTGACACAAAGGGAGGAGATCGATGTCATCTACAGAGAGTATGCAAAGACAGACGGTCTCATGAGCGCCACTGATCTGCTGACCTTCCTGTTGAATGAGCAAAGAGAGGATGCGTCTCAGAATGATGCCCTTCAGCTTATTGAGAAATATGAACTTGATGAAAATG CCAGAGCCAAACAGCAAATGACAATGGATGGCTTCCTAATGTACCTGCACCAGCCAGAGGGGCTGATTTTCAACCCGGCCCATAAAAGTGTTTACCAGGACATGAACCGGCCTCTCAACCATTACTTCATCTCCTCCTCTCATAACACATACCTGCTGGAGGACCAGCTCAAGGGACCCAGCAGCACTGAAGCGTACATAAA AGCACTTCTAAAGGGATGTCGCTGTGTGGAGCTGGACTGCTGGGATGGATCAGATGGAGAGCCAGTGATTTATCATGGATACACTCTCACCTCAAAGATCCTCTTTAAAGATGTGATTCAAGCCATTAAAGAATATGCCTTTAAG ACGTCTGAGTACCCTGTGATCCTGTCTTTGGAGAACCACTGCAGTGTGGAGCAGCAGAAGACCATGGCTCAGCACTTGATCTCTATCCTGGGTAGCGCTCTGGTCACCAAACCCCTCGGAGATCAGATGCCCACACACTTCCCTTCTCCAGAG GAACTCAAAGGCCGGTTCATAGTGAAAGGGAAGAGACTAAACAAACTTGAGGACACATTTTCAGATGAGTCCAAAACAGCagatgaagaaagtgtaaccgAGGAAGAAGATGATGAAGACCATGAAGACCATGAAAAGAAGTCTAAC AAATCGAAATCACTGAAGCTGGCAAAGGAGCTGTCTGATATCGTGATCTACTGCAAAAGTGTTCCCTTCCATGGGTTTGAGGATTCCCGGGACAAGCAGTCATTTTATGAGATGGCCTCATTCAAAGAGGGAAAAGCTGTGAAACTAGCGGAGGAATCAG CAACCAATTTTATCCATCACAATACAGACAAACTCAGCAGGATCTACCCAGGGGGACTGAGGACAGACTCCTCGAACTATAACCCTGTGCCTCTGTGGAACGCAGGCTGTCAGATAG TGGCCCTCAACTTCCAGACACCCTGCACAGAGATGGATCTGAATCAGGGGCTCTTTCTTCAGAACGGACAGAGTGGTTACATCCTAAAGCCTTCTTACCTACGAGACCGAGACACTGAGTTTGACCCCATCACTCTCACCAAGGGACCATGGTTAAAGAGAAAGACTCTTCATGTGATG GTGATCTCAGCCCAGCAGTTACCCAAAGTGAGCCAAAGGAAGTCCTCTATTGTTGATCCCATTGTGCAAGTGCAGATCTACGGTGTGCCAGCTGATACGACCGTGGTGGAAACGCAGTACATTGAGAATAATG GCTTCAACCCCATGTGGAATGAAAACTTCCaatttgatgtgtgtgtgccAGATCTAGCCCTTGTGCGCTTTTTGATCGAGGACTACGATGCCACGTCGAACAATGAATTTATTGGCCAGTACACACTTCCCTTCAACAGCCTAAAGAAAG GATACCACCATGTGCCATTGTTCACCATGAATGGAGACCTTCTTTCCTCTGCTGGGCTTTTCGTTCACATCATGGTTTTGGATGCTGAATAA
- the plcd1b gene encoding 1-phosphatidylinositol 4,5-bisphosphate phosphodiesterase delta-1b isoform X1, with amino-acid sequence MQCVRRQPVRTKSQESLYRAQSKTVARDNMKLIGLEGDQDLQFLINGGDLLKVRSGSWKKTRYFKLQEDCKTMWHESKKTMKSKNTFSLEDIEAVRTGRQTEGLRKYTEESVDGRAFSILFKGQQKNLDLIASSEEEAKKWVNGLEKVISNMSNLTPQKKTEHWIYSCMRKADKDLDNKMSLKELKSFLQDINIEVDEDYAEMLFQKCDQSKGGFLEGKEIEHFYKILTQREEIDVIYREYAKTDGLMSATDLLTFLLNEQREDASQNDALQLIEKYELDENARAKQQMTMDGFLMYLHQPEGLIFNPAHKSVYQDMNRPLNHYFISSSHNTYLLEDQLKGPSSTEAYIKALLKGCRCVELDCWDGSDGEPVIYHGYTLTSKILFKDVIQAIKEYAFKTSEYPVILSLENHCSVEQQKTMAQHLISILGSALVTKPLGDQMPTHFPSPEELKGRFIVKGKRLNKLEDTFSDESKTADEESVTEEEDDEDHEDHEKKSNKSKSLKLAKELSDIVIYCKSVPFHGFEDSRDKQSFYEMASFKEGKAVKLAEESATNFIHHNTDKLSRIYPGGLRTDSSNYNPVPLWNAGCQIVALNFQTPCTEMDLNQGLFLQNGQSGYILKPSYLRDRDTEFDPITLTKGPWLKRKTLHVMVISAQQLPKVSQRKSSIVDPIVQVQIYGVPADTTVVETQYIENNGFNPMWNENFQFDVCVPDLALVRFLIEDYDATSNNEFIGQYTLPFNSLKKGYHHVPLFTMNGDLLSSAGLFVHIMVLDAE; translated from the exons ATGCAGTGTGTACGAAGACAACCAGTTCGGACCAAGTCTCAAGAGTCCTTATACCGCGCGCAGAGCAAGACAGTAGCGCGCGACAACATGAAACTTATAG GTTTGGAGGGTGACCAAGACCTGCAGTTCCTGATAAACGGCGGGGACCTTTTGAAAGTCCGTTCGGGCTCATGGAAAAAGACGCGCTACTTCAAGCTGCAGGAGGACTGCAAGACCATGTGGCATGAGTCCAAAAAGACCATGAAGTCCAAAAACACAT TCTCTCTTGAGGACATCGAAGCGGTACGAACAGGTCGGCAAACTGAGGGTCTGAGGAAATACACAGAAGAGTCAGTGGATGGTCGAGCGTTCTCCATTCTGTTTAAGGGGCAACAGAAAAACCTGGACCTGATCGCCAGCTCTGAGGAGGAAGCCAAAAAGTGGGTCAATGGTTTGGAGAAAGTCATCTCAAACATGAGCAACCTCACTCCGCAGAAGAAAACGGAGCA CTGGATCTACAGTTGTATGCGTAAAGCAGATAAAGACTTGGACAACAAGATGAGTCTGAAAGAGCTGAAGAGCTTTCTACAAGACATCAACATTGAGGTGGATGAAGACTATGCTGAAATGCTCTTTCAG AAATGTGACCAATCGAAGGGTGGATTCCTAGAGGGCAAGGAGATCGAGCATTTCTATAAAATCTTGACACAAAGGGAGGAGATCGATGTCATCTACAGAGAGTATGCAAAGACAGACGGTCTCATGAGCGCCACTGATCTGCTGACCTTCCTGTTGAATGAGCAAAGAGAGGATGCGTCTCAGAATGATGCCCTTCAGCTTATTGAGAAATATGAACTTGATGAAAATG CCAGAGCCAAACAGCAAATGACAATGGATGGCTTCCTAATGTACCTGCACCAGCCAGAGGGGCTGATTTTCAACCCGGCCCATAAAAGTGTTTACCAGGACATGAACCGGCCTCTCAACCATTACTTCATCTCCTCCTCTCATAACACATACCTGCTGGAGGACCAGCTCAAGGGACCCAGCAGCACTGAAGCGTACATAAA AGCACTTCTAAAGGGATGTCGCTGTGTGGAGCTGGACTGCTGGGATGGATCAGATGGAGAGCCAGTGATTTATCATGGATACACTCTCACCTCAAAGATCCTCTTTAAAGATGTGATTCAAGCCATTAAAGAATATGCCTTTAAG ACGTCTGAGTACCCTGTGATCCTGTCTTTGGAGAACCACTGCAGTGTGGAGCAGCAGAAGACCATGGCTCAGCACTTGATCTCTATCCTGGGTAGCGCTCTGGTCACCAAACCCCTCGGAGATCAGATGCCCACACACTTCCCTTCTCCAGAG GAACTCAAAGGCCGGTTCATAGTGAAAGGGAAGAGACTAAACAAACTTGAGGACACATTTTCAGATGAGTCCAAAACAGCagatgaagaaagtgtaaccgAGGAAGAAGATGATGAAGACCATGAAGACCATGAAAAGAAGTCTAAC AAATCGAAATCACTGAAGCTGGCAAAGGAGCTGTCTGATATCGTGATCTACTGCAAAAGTGTTCCCTTCCATGGGTTTGAGGATTCCCGGGACAAGCAGTCATTTTATGAGATGGCCTCATTCAAAGAGGGAAAAGCTGTGAAACTAGCGGAGGAATCAG CAACCAATTTTATCCATCACAATACAGACAAACTCAGCAGGATCTACCCAGGGGGACTGAGGACAGACTCCTCGAACTATAACCCTGTGCCTCTGTGGAACGCAGGCTGTCAGATAG TGGCCCTCAACTTCCAGACACCCTGCACAGAGATGGATCTGAATCAGGGGCTCTTTCTTCAGAACGGACAGAGTGGTTACATCCTAAAGCCTTCTTACCTACGAGACCGAGACACTGAGTTTGACCCCATCACTCTCACCAAGGGACCATGGTTAAAGAGAAAGACTCTTCATGTGATG GTGATCTCAGCCCAGCAGTTACCCAAAGTGAGCCAAAGGAAGTCCTCTATTGTTGATCCCATTGTGCAAGTGCAGATCTACGGTGTGCCAGCTGATACGACCGTGGTGGAAACGCAGTACATTGAGAATAATG GCTTCAACCCCATGTGGAATGAAAACTTCCaatttgatgtgtgtgtgccAGATCTAGCCCTTGTGCGCTTTTTGATCGAGGACTACGATGCCACGTCGAACAATGAATTTATTGGCCAGTACACACTTCCCTTCAACAGCCTAAAGAAAG GATACCACCATGTGCCATTGTTCACCATGAATGGAGACCTTCTTTCCTCTGCTGGGCTTTTCGTTCACATCATGGTTTTGGATGCTGAATAA